The following are encoded together in the Citrus sinensis cultivar Valencia sweet orange chromosome 1, DVS_A1.0, whole genome shotgun sequence genome:
- the LOC107176672 gene encoding uncharacterized protein LOC107176672 has protein sequence MVDQDMLSLLIGLKLRRSKDDIELLVTILWMIWNARNSWIFKGVKDSPQVTVSKDEAVLEAFRRTQLPAATHIGVQSSSKLKAWNPPQRGYFKVNVNAATNSEKQIAGLGAVIRDEVGNVIAAAVKVSKFYGYVFIAKVEAIEWGLQLAGNACIESLIVESDAQEVVKLVNNSRGCRSEIFWTISEVQRVLKSFSSVCVQYSHRSCNAIAYSLAKLALEKLEIIVWLGSYPPYLLYLFSSLR, from the coding sequence ATGGTTGATCAAGACATGCTAAGCTTGTTGATTGGTTTGAAGCTGAGAAGAAGTAAAGATGACATCGAGCTCTTGGTTACAATTTTATGGATGATATGGAATGCTCGAAACAGCTGGATTTTTAAAGGAGTAAAAGACAGCCCCCAAGTGACAGTCTCTAAAGATGAAGCTGTGTTGGAAGCTTTCCGAAGAACCCAACTTCCAGCAGCTACCCATATAGGCGTCCAGAGTTCTTCGAAGTTAAAGGCATGGAATCCTCCCCAAAGAGGCTACTTTAAGGTCAATGTAAATGCTGCCACCAATTCGGAGAAGCAAATTGCTGGTTTAGGAGCTGTAATTCGAGATGAAGTTGGGAATGTGATTGCTGCTGCTGTCAAAGTTTCCAAATTCTatggttatgtgtttattgCAAAGGTTGAAGCAATCGAATGGGGCCTTCAACTTGCAGGGAATGCTTGTATAGAGTCCTTGATTGTGGAATCAGATGCGCAAGAGGTTGTTAAGTTAGTTAACAACAGTCGAGGCTGCAGATCCGAGATCTTCTGGACCATTTCAGAGGTGCAGAGAGTTTTGAAGAGTTTTAGCTCAGTTTGTGTTCAATATTCTCATAGATCTTGTAATGCAATAGCCTACTCTTTAGCTAAATTAGCTTTAGAGAAGCTCGAAATAATTGTTTGGTTGGGTTCATACCCTCCCTACTTGTTGtacttgttttcttctttaagaTGA